One segment of Salvelinus fontinalis isolate EN_2023a chromosome 42, ASM2944872v1, whole genome shotgun sequence DNA contains the following:
- the LOC129841416 gene encoding uncharacterized protein LOC129841416 isoform X3, with protein MANCMVFHTQIASIMEVLANAAVAEICKVVDDDYAVFRLEITQSQKENRALRRKLQLLELKVSRERVLASRPRSIKILDRYRGMARGEGHLTGGHRNFVKPAGHNTWRDDQPITVDEGNGTSTQHVIMIESADVEAADPGGSSLVKQERTEGEEDRQHSRDIQTVAAAVVAHPVATEDLATAPQPRTQCSITEVSGTPNAVLKSETDTETLTVTQRHLHTGSDHRSDPERLGPLGCPPASGSEYILYGNRSLRTVHSHRDSGDALQTGNDPSCHYTTEMDPGNISLGLETQTDQSRGDWNRYSSSVYSEGCLDKKGEGLVIDEVTLKVEGDVPPTWNADSHLGDGHSQGRGFLDYRESLETNPNVVTHSPLHSLRDPDPVSTSMGPSNSHGRVLFDQEDEGPEVLLVKEEGLGNSERTMAMEDNQTTPPPEPTEEPVEQHRTKHSLTEGLQYHKEHGRKRNRPREEAISCSPWRGASQPKQGWSAA; from the exons atggctaactgtatggtttttcacactcaaatagcctctATCATGGAGGTGCTGGCGAATGCAGCCGTGGCAGAGATATGTAAAGTagtagacgacgactatgcagtgttccgtttggaaataactcaaagccagaaagaaaacagggcattgcggaggaaactacagctACTGGAACTGAAGGTGTCACGCGAGCGCGTCCTTGCCAGTCGTCCCAGAAGTATCAAGATCCTCGACCGATacagaggaatggcaagag gtgaaggacatctcactggaggccacaggaactttgtgaagccagcaggacacaatacatggagagatgaccaaccaatcactgttgatgaggggaatggaacctcaacccagcacGTTATCATGATAGAG TCTGCAGATGTAGAGGCTGCAGATCCTGGAGGATCATCTCTGGTCAAGCAGGAGAggactgaaggagaggaggaccgaCAGCACAGCAGAGACATCCAGACTGTGGCAGCCGCTGTAGTGGCGCACCCTGTAGCCACGGAGGACCTTGCCACCGCCCCCCAGCCCAGGACCCAATGCAGCATCACGGAGGTCAGTGGAACGCCGAACGCCGTCctcaagtcagagacagacaccGAGACTTTAACTGTAACACAAAGGCATTTACACACAGGATCTGACCACAgatcagacccagagagactgggGCCACTGGGATGTCCTCCTGCTTCCGGCTCAGAGTATATACTTTACGGTAACCGAAGCCTGAGGACGGTTCATTCCCATCGGGACTCAGGTGACGCGTTACAGACTGGCAATGATCCGTCTTGTCATTACACTACAGAGATGGACCCTGGCAACATATCCTTGggtttagagacacagactgatcagtctagaggggactggaaccggtacagtagtagtgtatactctgaagggtgcctagataagaaaggggagggtttggtcatAGATGAAGTGACTTTAAAAGTGGAAGGTGACGTTCCTCCCACATGGAATGCAGATAGTCACCTAGGAGATGGACACTCACAGGGCAGAGGTTTCTTAGATTACAGGGAAAGCTTAGAGACAAATCCAAATGTCGTGACCCACTCCCCTTTACACTCGCTCAGGGATCCCGACCCAGTGTCCACATCGATGGGGCCTTCCAATTCACACGGCCGCGTCCTTTTTGATCAG GAGGATGAGGGTCCAGAGGTGctgctggtgaaggaggagggTCTGGGGAACTCTGAGAGGACCATGGCCATGGAGGACAACCAGACTACACCTCCTCCTgaacccacagaggaaccagTTGAACAGCACAGGACCAAACACAGTCTCACTGAG GGTTTACAATATCACAAGGAGCATGGTAGAAAGAGGAATCGGCCAAGGGAAGAGGCGATTTCATGTTCTCCGTGGAGAGGTGCGTCACAGCCCAAGCAAGGATGGTCTGCCGCATAA